One Firmicutes bacterium CAG:345 genomic region harbors:
- a CDS encoding putative uncharacterized protein (product inferred by homology to UniProt) — protein MKKKLSLWFSILVVLSNFIMFLAAVLIAGNSVYESECNNLIQTTKVVANIYKINGALTKDVDSQYRISIISKDGNVIADSYLDEVSSLPNHLNRPEIIKANEDEPLVFIRHSDSLDCDMFFYAEKINLSDGDYFFVRISSPASNFISYLKKSMVIAILILIISSIIAIYLSSKVSKKVTQQFSNIKESIKCVNDEKFSKIKLDNDYPEIRSIVQEINDLENKILKQINDAKFEQNKLSSIIANINEGILVLNGNGIIELANYEFLDIFNYKKDCVGKNYLNIISSLKLCEDINEVINNKKIERYTLRIDNNFYLTTLKRIESEISLTNFLVIVILTDITNSVENANMRSEFFANASHELKTPLTVIRGFNDIMAMQNTNENLVKPILQIDKETKRMQNLVNDMLKLSTLENETNFERIEIDLNKIAFEIVDSLKNEISKKGIEVIIEGKAIYSANYNHMFELEKNLIENAVRYNCDNGKINIDIKDQGQKVVFEVRDTGIGIAKEDQKRIFERFYRVEKSRSRQTGGTGLGLAIVKHICILYGADIKIDSSLGKGTIITVIFEK, from the coding sequence ATGAAAAAGAAGTTATCTCTTTGGTTTTCTATATTAGTTGTACTTTCCAATTTTATAATGTTTTTGGCAGCAGTTTTAATTGCGGGTAATAGTGTTTATGAATCTGAATGCAACAATCTTATTCAAACTACAAAAGTTGTTGCAAATATTTATAAAATTAATGGCGCATTGACTAAAGATGTTGATTCACAATATCGAATATCGATAATTTCCAAAGATGGAAATGTGATAGCTGATAGTTATCTTGATGAAGTATCTTCTTTACCTAATCATTTAAATCGTCCAGAAATTATAAAGGCAAATGAAGATGAACCATTGGTATTTATTAGGCATAGTGATAGTTTAGATTGTGATATGTTTTTCTATGCTGAAAAAATAAATCTATCTGATGGGGATTATTTTTTTGTGAGAATTTCTTCTCCAGCATCTAATTTTATTAGTTATTTGAAAAAATCTATGGTGATTGCGATTCTTATATTAATTATTTCGAGTATTATAGCTATTTACTTATCTTCAAAGGTATCCAAAAAAGTTACACAACAATTTTCTAATATTAAAGAAAGCATAAAATGTGTTAATGATGAAAAATTTTCGAAAATTAAATTGGATAATGATTATCCAGAAATAAGAAGTATTGTACAAGAAATTAATGATTTAGAAAATAAAATATTGAAACAAATTAACGATGCAAAATTTGAGCAGAATAAGCTTAGTTCTATAATAGCAAATATTAATGAGGGTATTTTGGTTTTAAATGGAAATGGAATAATTGAACTTGCAAATTATGAATTTCTGGATATTTTTAATTATAAAAAAGATTGCGTTGGAAAAAATTATTTGAATATTATAAGTTCACTAAAATTATGTGAAGATATAAACGAAGTTATTAATAACAAAAAAATTGAAAGATATACATTACGTATTGATAATAATTTTTATTTAACAACTTTGAAACGTATTGAATCAGAAATTTCTCTTACTAATTTTTTGGTTATAGTTATTCTTACTGATATAACAAATAGTGTTGAAAATGCGAATATGAGAAGTGAATTTTTCGCCAATGCTTCACATGAATTGAAAACACCTTTAACAGTTATTCGTGGATTTAATGATATTATGGCTATGCAAAATACTAATGAGAATTTAGTTAAACCAATTTTACAAATTGATAAAGAAACTAAAAGAATGCAAAATTTAGTAAATGATATGCTAAAGTTAAGTACTTTGGAAAATGAAACTAATTTTGAACGGATAGAAATTGATTTGAATAAAATTGCTTTCGAAATAGTTGATTCTTTAAAAAATGAAATATCTAAAAAAGGAATAGAGGTGATAATTGAAGGAAAAGCAATTTATTCGGCTAATTATAATCATATGTTTGAACTTGAAAAGAATCTTATTGAAAATGCTGTTAGATACAACTGTGATAATGGGAAAATAAATATTGATATAAAAGATCAAGGACAAAAAGTTGTTTTTGAAGTAAGAGATACTGGTATAGGTATAGCTAAGGAAGATCAAAAAAGAATTTTTGAAAGATTTTATCGAGTTGAAAAATCCCGAAGTAGACAGACTGGTGGAACAGGGTTAGGACTAGCGATAGTAAAACATATATGTATATTATATGGTGCAGATATTAAGATTGATAGTTCTTTAGGAAAAGGCACAATAATAACTGTGATTTTTGAAAAATAA
- a CDS encoding putative uncharacterized protein (product inferred by homology to UniProt), with translation MKKVVFAVEDDEDIRQLYDIALNSAGLEVECFENSTKLFSRLETKTPDIFLLDIMLDGLDGFEILNFLKSNSKTKNIPVIMVSAKNQELSKVKALDEGCDDYISKPFGIMELVARINANLRKYESNIPEVKNFIYKDIEIDDNIHEVKINKNKIQIALKLYDLLKILVINNDKLMTREVLFNQIWGTNACLETRTLDMHISSLRKILSENNSDVTIETIRGIGFILK, from the coding sequence ATGAAAAAAGTTGTTTTCGCTGTAGAGGATGATGAAGATATAAGACAATTGTATGATATCGCTTTAAATAGTGCTGGATTAGAAGTAGAATGTTTTGAAAATTCAACAAAATTATTTTCACGATTAGAAACAAAAACGCCAGATATTTTCCTTTTGGATATTATGTTAGATGGACTTGATGGTTTTGAAATTTTAAATTTCTTAAAGTCAAATAGTAAAACAAAAAATATTCCTGTAATAATGGTTTCTGCTAAAAATCAAGAATTGAGTAAAGTTAAAGCATTAGATGAAGGCTGTGATGATTATATATCCAAACCTTTTGGAATAATGGAATTAGTTGCAAGAATAAATGCTAATTTAAGAAAATATGAATCCAATATTCCAGAAGTAAAAAATTTTATTTATAAAGATATCGAAATTGATGATAATATTCATGAAGTTAAAATTAATAAAAATAAAATTCAAATTGCTTTAAAATTATATGATCTTTTAAAAATTCTAGTTATTAATAACGATAAATTGATGACTAGGGAAGTATTGTTTAATCAAATTTGGGGCACTAATGCCTGTTTAGAAACAAGAACTTTGGATATGCATATTTCTTCTTTACGAAAAATATTAAGTGAAAACAATTCTGATGTAACTATAGAAACAATAAGAGGTATAGGATTTATTTTGAAATGA
- a CDS encoding phosphate uptake regulator PhoU (product inferred by homology to UniProt) codes for MSIRKKYFVELEEINQKLLLMQKKVISAIQESINALLNKDSLLIEDTFRKEKEIDSLERDIEQECLKILLMEHPVAGDFREVSAALKMITDLERIGDNARDICEIALQFNGKTYIKRLEHIPEMAKNAIAMVKDSVQSYIDQDLELARGLDKRDDRVDDLFEIVKKDLILLIKLDSSSADDAIMILMIAKYLERIADHAVNIGEWVDYCITGSHQ; via the coding sequence ATGTCAATACGAAAAAAATATTTTGTTGAATTAGAAGAAATTAATCAAAAATTATTATTGATGCAAAAAAAAGTAATATCGGCAATTCAAGAGAGTATAAATGCATTATTGAATAAAGATTCTTTATTGATAGAAGATACTTTTAGAAAAGAAAAAGAAATAGATTCACTAGAAAGAGATATTGAGCAAGAATGTTTGAAAATTTTATTGATGGAACATCCAGTTGCTGGGGATTTTCGCGAAGTATCAGCTGCCTTGAAAATGATTACTGATTTAGAAAGAATTGGAGATAATGCACGTGATATTTGTGAAATAGCATTGCAATTTAATGGAAAAACATATATAAAAAGATTGGAACATATTCCAGAAATGGCAAAAAATGCTATTGCTATGGTAAAGGATAGTGTTCAATCATATATAGATCAAGATCTTGAATTAGCCAGAGGTCTTGATAAAAGAGATGATAGAGTAGATGATTTATTTGAAATAGTAAAAAAAGATTTAATTCTTCTTATTAAGCTAGACTCAAGCAGTGCAGATGATGCTATTATGATTTTAATGATTGCTAAGTATTTAGAAAGAATAGCTGATCACGCTGTAAATATTGGAGAATGGGTTGATTACTGTATTACTGGAAGTCACCAATAG
- a CDS encoding phosphate ABC transporter ATP-binding protein (product inferred by homology to UniProt) yields the protein MEENDFDISVRKFNLYYNDFQALKNINIDIHENEVTALIGPSGCGKSTFLKSINRMNDLIDSCRIEGKILIGGKDIYDSKIDVNELRKNVGMVFQKPNPFPMSIYDNIAFAPRTFGLKKRTELDRIVEESLKKASIFDEVKDRLKKSALGLSGGQQQRLCIARSLAANPKILLMDEPTSALDPISTSKIEELIDELKKDYTIIIVTHNMQQATRVADKTAFFLLGELVEFDDTEKIFNKPNDKRTENYITGRFG from the coding sequence ATGGAAGAAAATGATTTTGATATTTCTGTAAGAAAATTTAATCTTTATTATAATGATTTCCAAGCTTTAAAAAATATAAATATCGATATTCATGAAAATGAAGTTACTGCATTGATAGGACCTTCGGGATGTGGGAAATCTACTTTTTTAAAATCCATTAATAGAATGAATGATTTGATTGACTCATGTAGAATTGAAGGAAAAATATTGATAGGTGGAAAAGATATTTATGATTCAAAAATAGATGTTAATGAGCTCAGAAAAAATGTTGGTATGGTCTTCCAAAAACCTAATCCTTTTCCAATGAGTATTTATGATAATATTGCATTTGCACCGCGAACATTTGGATTAAAAAAAAGAACGGAGTTAGACAGAATTGTAGAAGAAAGTTTAAAGAAAGCTTCGATATTTGATGAGGTTAAAGACCGCTTGAAAAAAAGTGCTTTAGGATTATCTGGAGGACAACAGCAAAGATTATGCATTGCAAGAAGTTTGGCAGCAAATCCTAAAATATTATTGATGGATGAGCCAACATCGGCTTTAGATCCCATTTCTACAAGTAAAATTGAAGAATTAATAGATGAATTAAAAAAAGATTACACGATAATTATTGTTACTCATAATATGCAGCAAGCTACTAGAGTTGCTGATAAAACTGCTTTCTTTCTTCTAGGAGAATTAGTGGAATTTGATGATACGGAAAAAATATTTAATAAACCAAATGATAAAAGAACAGAAAATTATATAACAGGAAGATTTGGTTAA
- a CDS encoding phosphate ABC transporter permease protein PstA (product inferred by homology to UniProt) has translation MKNKNNILYVILKWLGYFATGIAVLSLLFILIYVFSSGLTKLNFHVLFGKYTEENPTLPSAIVGTLILVGISIVIAAPLGIGTAIFLVEYNKKGNKIVKIIRIAIETLAGIPSIVYGLFGYLMFVVSLGLGYSLLGGALTLSIMILPVIVRSTEESLLAVQDSYREGSYALGAGKARTIFKIVLPAASSGIVSSLILAMGRVVSESAVLILTTGMVANKLPKSILSPGTSLALDVYYFGSFGHPNEAAAAAVVLIALILFLNLTATIVGRLLKKKMGE, from the coding sequence ATGAAAAATAAAAATAATATATTATATGTAATTTTAAAATGGCTTGGTTATTTTGCAACAGGAATTGCTGTTTTAAGCTTATTATTTATTTTGATATATGTATTTAGCAGTGGTTTAACAAAATTGAATTTTCATGTTTTATTTGGAAAATATACAGAAGAAAATCCAACTTTACCATCAGCAATTGTTGGAACATTAATTCTTGTTGGAATTTCAATAGTTATAGCTGCTCCTTTGGGAATAGGAACTGCGATTTTTCTTGTTGAATACAATAAAAAAGGAAATAAAATTGTTAAAATAATTCGAATTGCAATTGAAACATTAGCAGGAATACCGAGCATTGTTTATGGATTATTTGGATATTTGATGTTTGTTGTATCATTAGGTTTAGGATATTCCCTTTTAGGCGGTGCACTTACATTATCAATAATGATTCTTCCTGTTATTGTTAGATCAACCGAAGAAAGTTTATTGGCGGTTCAAGATAGTTATCGAGAAGGAAGCTATGCTTTAGGAGCTGGAAAAGCTAGAACGATATTTAAAATTGTTTTACCAGCTGCTTCTAGTGGAATAGTATCAAGCCTTATTTTAGCTATGGGGAGAGTTGTTTCAGAAAGTGCTGTACTTATTTTAACTACCGGAATGGTAGCAAATAAACTTCCAAAATCAATTTTATCACCAGGAACAAGTTTAGCACTTGATGTTTATTATTTTGGAAGTTTTGGTCATCCAAATGAGGCTGCAGCAGCTGCAGTAGTTTTAATTGCACTGATTTTATTTTTGAATTTAACAGCAACAATTGTTGGCAGATTATTGAAGAAAAAGATGGGAGAATGA
- a CDS encoding phosphate ABC transporter permease protein PstC (product inferred by homology to UniProt), whose product MKSIYSLFSSKEKWMKGTFFGCAFFSIIALILIALYLFINGVPFIAKIGVGNFIFSDQWAPLSDNPLYGIGGMIVATLYLTALAVFLGVTVGLLSSICLYKFCYKKLVPILRQLINLLAGIPSVIYGLFGLIVIVPFVRDYIAPDGVGAGFGIFSTSIVLAIMILPTIISCSLDALYAVPNSYFEGALALGATKEQATFKILVPAAKSGIFAGIVLAIGRAIGETMAVAMIIGGSADMPNSLFQSVRTLTTNIAAGAMELQGDAHSALVATGVVLFVFSLLLNISFSCLKEISNKDKKKGKTNEK is encoded by the coding sequence ATGAAATCTATTTATTCTTTATTTTCCTCTAAAGAAAAATGGATGAAAGGCACATTTTTTGGATGTGCCTTTTTTTCAATTATTGCTTTGATTTTAATTGCTTTGTATTTGTTTATAAATGGTGTTCCGTTCATTGCAAAAATAGGTGTTGGCAATTTTATTTTTTCTGATCAATGGGCACCTTTATCAGATAATCCACTTTATGGTATTGGGGGAATGATTGTCGCAACTTTATATTTAACTGCACTTGCTGTTTTTTTAGGAGTAACCGTAGGATTATTATCTTCTATTTGTTTATATAAATTTTGCTATAAAAAATTAGTACCTATTTTAAGGCAATTAATTAATTTGCTTGCTGGAATCCCTTCTGTTATTTATGGTTTATTTGGACTTATAGTCATAGTACCTTTTGTACGCGATTATATTGCTCCAGATGGCGTAGGAGCTGGGTTTGGAATTTTTTCAACAAGTATTGTTTTAGCAATTATGATTTTGCCGACAATTATATCTTGTAGTTTGGATGCTTTATATGCTGTGCCTAATAGTTATTTTGAAGGAGCTTTAGCATTAGGTGCTACAAAAGAACAAGCAACATTTAAAATTCTTGTTCCGGCAGCTAAAAGTGGAATTTTTGCTGGAATTGTTTTAGCTATTGGAAGAGCGATAGGTGAGACCATGGCGGTTGCTATGATAATAGGTGGAAGTGCTGATATGCCAAATTCATTATTTCAAAGTGTAAGAACTTTAACCACAAATATCGCTGCCGGCGCTATGGAATTACAAGGAGATGCTCATTCAGCTCTTGTTGCAACAGGTGTCGTTTTATTTGTATTTTCTTTGCTTTTAAATATTTCTTTTTCTTGCTTGAAAGAAATATCGAACAAAGATAAGAAAAAAGGAAAAACAAATGAAAAATAA
- a CDS encoding phosphate ABC transporter substrate-binding protein PhoT family (TC 3.A.1.7.1) (product inferred by homology to UniProt): MKDKIKQYVKTSIIVTMAVLGVTSCNNQNNTSFDTSKRITVVTRDDGSGTKSAFMEIIGLKGKKDPAGVISASSTTTVLATVKTNPLAIAYESLGYVTDEVKILKVDQVDCNVENIKTGDYKIARPLNIVYKETILQNPVFEDFYKFLGSSDSQKIISDNGYVSTKDDTSSYVKENDFKGTINISGSTSLQPLMTLLAEKYETIQTNVDVIVSGGGSGTGYKNAENNVSDFGMISETFNSEKAPSCTSYEVAKDGIALIVNKVNSFDNITLEHLKNIYDCDINGEEKISTWGDLA, from the coding sequence ATGAAAGATAAAATTAAGCAGTATGTAAAAACATCAATTATAGTAACAATGGCAGTATTAGGAGTTACTTCATGTAATAATCAAAATAATACTTCTTTTGATACTTCAAAAAGAATAACAGTTGTTACTCGCGATGATGGAAGTGGAACTAAAAGTGCATTCATGGAAATTATTGGATTAAAAGGAAAAAAAGATCCAGCAGGTGTTATTAGTGCCAGCAGTACAACAACAGTTTTAGCAACGGTTAAAACTAATCCTTTAGCTATTGCATATGAAAGTTTAGGTTATGTCACAGATGAAGTTAAAATATTGAAGGTTGATCAAGTTGATTGTAATGTTGAAAATATTAAGACAGGAGATTATAAAATTGCTAGACCATTAAATATAGTGTATAAAGAAACTATTTTACAGAATCCAGTGTTTGAAGATTTTTATAAATTTTTAGGTAGTTCAGATTCTCAAAAAATAATTTCTGATAATGGATATGTATCAACAAAAGATGATACAAGTTCTTATGTTAAAGAAAATGATTTTAAAGGAACTATTAATATTTCCGGCAGTACTTCTTTACAACCTTTGATGACATTATTGGCTGAAAAGTATGAAACAATTCAAACAAATGTTGATGTGATTGTTAGTGGCGGAGGAAGTGGAACAGGATATAAAAATGCTGAAAACAATGTCTCAGATTTTGGGATGATATCTGAAACATTTAATAGTGAAAAAGCTCCTTCATGTACTTCTTATGAAGTTGCTAAAGATGGAATAGCTCTTATTGTTAATAAAGTTAATTCTTTTGATAATATCACTTTAGAACACTTAAAAAATATATACGATTGTGATATTAATGGTGAAGAAAAAATCAGTACTTGGGGTGATTTAGCTTAA
- a CDS encoding possible 5'-nucleotidase (product inferred by homology to UniProt) — protein sequence MKTNFIFFDCWDTLIEYHEREVSIFDGLNKYLLNERNEKANVDEIKYFLNVKEKIFNNYFSQNLYELPFELLYNLVLKTTNFSLSVSENKWEDINNDYLLPKPISGIVDFLSWCKENKISTAVLSNSIYSHKFTKKCIEETLKINMNDYFSFMLVSSEIGPKKPNPDFFKAGMGQAKIINSFAFYVGDSVVADVLGSINSGLKPCYFNWKKNKSQRTASINNLFTFEKYDELKDFIKKEGEYNPEIISKLELGVHKNEW from the coding sequence ATGAAAACAAATTTTATTTTTTTTGATTGTTGGGATACCCTTATCGAATATCACGAACGTGAAGTATCAATTTTTGATGGATTAAACAAATATCTTTTAAATGAAAGAAACGAAAAAGCTAATGTAGATGAAATTAAATATTTTTTAAATGTAAAAGAAAAAATATTCAATAATTATTTTTCACAAAATCTTTATGAACTTCCTTTTGAATTACTATACAATTTAGTTTTAAAAACAACTAATTTTTCATTATCAGTTTCTGAAAATAAATGGGAAGATATAAATAACGATTATCTTTTGCCAAAACCTATTTCTGGAATAGTCGATTTTCTTTCTTGGTGTAAAGAAAATAAAATTTCTACAGCTGTTTTATCCAATTCTATTTATTCACACAAATTCACAAAAAAATGCATTGAAGAAACTCTAAAAATAAACATGAACGATTATTTTTCTTTCATGCTTGTTTCAAGTGAAATAGGTCCTAAAAAACCTAACCCCGATTTCTTTAAAGCCGGAATGGGACAAGCCAAAATTATCAATTCTTTTGCTTTTTATGTTGGTGATTCTGTAGTTGCCGATGTTCTAGGTTCCATTAATTCAGGATTAAAACCATGCTATTTTAATTGGAAGAAAAACAAAAGTCAAAGAACAGCTAGCATAAATAATCTTTTCACATTTGAAAAATATGATGAATTAAAAGATTTTATTAAAAAAGAAGGAGAATACAATCCTGAGATAATATCTAAACTGGAATTAGGAGTTCACAAAAATGAATGGTGA
- a CDS encoding acyl-ACP thioesterase (product inferred by homology to UniProt) — MNGDLIYTKTIRFAYSDFDTYDHILPSSLQRFFQDIAGEQCDKLNVGYLDLLKQDALWIVSKMQIDFFYQLKYDEDYIFKTWPLKRRMFYFPREFEISDKKGNVIVRCISTWHIFSNSDRKLINPKNINLSGLDKAEENQSFYENWNIGILKEYETQTGQNMFSHKVMFTELDHNGHLNNTHYSDIALNSLPEHHKNEFLSQMKIIFLSECKLNDIINTIFFKDSDIDVIRGEKNEHPVFIAMFKYGEKNGK; from the coding sequence ATGAATGGTGATTTAATCTATACTAAAACTATACGCTTTGCTTATAGCGATTTTGATACATACGACCACATTTTGCCATCATCTCTTCAGCGTTTTTTTCAAGACATTGCCGGCGAACAATGTGATAAATTAAATGTTGGATATCTCGATTTACTTAAGCAAGATGCTCTTTGGATTGTTTCAAAAATGCAAATAGATTTTTTTTATCAACTTAAGTATGATGAAGATTATATTTTTAAGACCTGGCCACTTAAAAGAAGAATGTTTTATTTTCCCCGTGAATTTGAAATAAGTGATAAAAAAGGAAATGTTATAGTTAGATGCATTTCAACCTGGCATATATTTTCTAATAGCGATAGAAAATTAATAAATCCTAAAAATATAAATCTATCTGGTCTTGATAAAGCTGAAGAAAATCAAAGCTTTTATGAAAACTGGAACATCGGTATATTAAAAGAATATGAAACTCAAACTGGGCAAAATATGTTTTCACATAAAGTTATGTTTACCGAATTAGATCATAATGGTCATTTGAATAATACTCATTATTCCGATATTGCTTTAAATTCATTGCCTGAACATCATAAAAATGAATTTCTTTCTCAGATGAAAATAATATTTTTATCTGAATGTAAATTAAATGATATAATTAATACAATCTTTTTCAAAGACTCTGACATCGATGTGATTAGAGGAGAAAAAAACGAACATCCTGTTTTTATAGCAATGTTTAAATATGGTGAAAAAAATGGAAAATAA
- a CDS encoding unknown (no significant homology to UniProt), whose product MENNTSNKFIKRIKSITGEGIAVLIVSLIMLIIDIIFIVNLINGINSKQYMFNAKNQTNDIIMLVVFSILLVALLSIIIYNLFFRKFDKLRPVTKDIEHGKIVERKTGREETLKDAIKKEGKNTNSKNNNISINKEKLKENLKIENNDKPNE is encoded by the coding sequence ATGGAAAATAATACTTCGAACAAATTTATAAAAAGAATTAAATCAATTACTGGTGAAGGAATTGCAGTTCTTATCGTAAGCTTGATTATGTTAATAATCGATATAATATTTATTGTTAATTTGATAAATGGCATAAATAGTAAACAATATATGTTCAACGCCAAAAATCAAACTAATGATATAATAATGCTAGTAGTTTTTTCTATTCTATTAGTTGCCCTTTTATCCATTATTATTTACAATCTTTTTTTCCGCAAATTCGATAAACTTCGTCCTGTAACCAAAGATATTGAACATGGAAAAATTGTTGAAAGAAAAACAGGAAGAGAAGAAACTTTAAAAGATGCTATAAAAAAAGAAGGAAAAAACACAAATTCTAAAAACAACAATATTTCAATCAATAAAGAAAAATTAAAAGAAAATTTAAAAATTGAAAATAACGATAAGCCAAATGAATAA
- a CDS encoding uridine kinase (product inferred by homology to UniProt), whose amino-acid sequence MSSIILIGGGSASGKTFVSKKIIEELGSDNVTRISIDDYYKDLTNIPIEKRAKINYDSPSAFDWPLLAEHISELKKGNSINKPIYDFTIHNRKEETELIFPRKIIIIEGIMALVKKEIRELGDAKVFIKASAETRLIRRLKRDHEERGRSYDSILKQYFSQVIPSYEDSIGPSSNYADMIMENNGETNKALNILLTYIKSMIN is encoded by the coding sequence ATGAGCAGTATAATTTTAATAGGCGGCGGAAGCGCTTCGGGCAAAACATTTGTTAGTAAAAAGATCATTGAAGAACTTGGAAGTGATAATGTCACAAGAATAAGTATCGATGATTATTATAAAGATTTAACTAATATTCCAATCGAAAAGAGGGCAAAGATCAACTACGATTCTCCTTCAGCTTTTGATTGGCCTTTACTTGCTGAACATATTTCAGAATTAAAAAAAGGTAATTCTATAAATAAACCGATATATGATTTTACTATTCATAATAGAAAAGAAGAAACTGAATTAATTTTTCCAAGAAAAATTATCATAATTGAAGGAATTATGGCTTTAGTAAAAAAAGAAATACGAGAATTAGGAGATGCAAAAGTATTTATTAAAGCTTCTGCTGAAACAAGATTAATTCGTCGCTTAAAAAGAGATCATGAAGAACGTGGAAGATCATATGATAGTATTTTAAAACAATATTTTTCTCAAGTTATTCCATCATACGAAGATTCTATCGGCCCAAGTTCAAATTATGCCGATATGATTATGGAAAACAATGGTGAGACAAATAAAGCTTTAAATATTTTATTGACGTATATAAAATCAATGATTAATTAA